Proteins from a single region of Leuconostoc gasicomitatum LMG 18811:
- a CDS encoding DnaJ C-terminal domain-containing protein has product MNNTEFYDRLGVEKNASQDDIKKAYRKLSKKYHPDLNHDAGAEEKYKEVQEAFETLGTEQKRAQYDQFGPAGANGGFGGQGGPGGYQQQGGFGDFSDLGDIFSQMFGGGFDPNRPRKGQDLQYRMHLSFEEAVFGKEETIKFNRGDGPHEIKVTVPAGVETGQQMRLSEQGEAGANGGPRGDLFVVFQVSPSKDGFERDGADIYLEQAIDFVQAALGTEMQVKSVHGDVNLKIPAGTQTGTRFRLRGKGAPRLRGTGHGDQYVVVKLDVPTKLNRDQKKALEAYQEATDGTKKKSFFDKL; this is encoded by the coding sequence GTGAATAATACAGAATTCTATGATCGTCTTGGTGTGGAAAAAAATGCCAGTCAAGATGATATAAAAAAAGCATACCGTAAATTATCTAAAAAATACCATCCAGATTTGAATCATGATGCCGGTGCGGAAGAAAAGTATAAAGAAGTCCAAGAAGCTTTTGAAACTTTAGGGACTGAACAAAAGCGTGCACAGTATGACCAATTCGGACCAGCAGGAGCCAATGGTGGCTTTGGTGGGCAAGGTGGACCTGGTGGTTATCAACAGCAGGGCGGATTTGGTGATTTTTCTGATTTGGGAGATATTTTTAGTCAAATGTTTGGCGGTGGTTTTGATCCAAACCGTCCACGCAAAGGACAAGATTTACAGTATCGTATGCATCTGAGTTTTGAAGAGGCAGTGTTTGGTAAAGAAGAAACCATTAAATTTAATCGTGGTGATGGTCCTCATGAAATTAAAGTGACAGTGCCAGCAGGCGTTGAAACGGGTCAACAAATGCGATTGTCTGAACAAGGCGAAGCAGGCGCTAATGGCGGACCACGAGGTGATTTATTTGTGGTGTTCCAAGTTTCACCGTCTAAAGATGGATTTGAGCGTGATGGGGCAGATATTTATTTAGAGCAAGCTATTGATTTTGTTCAAGCGGCACTAGGTACTGAAATGCAGGTTAAATCAGTTCATGGCGATGTTAATTTGAAAATTCCTGCTGGTACACAAACAGGTACACGCTTCCGCTTACGTGGAAAGGGTGCCCCACGTCTGCGGGGGACAGGTCATGGAGATCAATACGTCGTTGTGAAATTGGATGTACCGACAAAGCTAAATAGAGATCAAAAAAAGGCGTTAGAAGCTTATCAAGAAGCAACTGACGGTACCAAAAAGAAGAGCTTTTTTGACAAATTATAA
- the def gene encoding peptide deformylase, which translates to MTIRFTMDKITRDGASVLRKTAASVPFPLSEEHAQLAKDMMTYLVISQDESQNEQYGLRPGVGLAAPQVNYSLRMASILVPSLDPHESDETPYFKGTIFNPTIISESIKRGALDVGEGCLSVDKDVPGFVPRADRITVRYQDETGATKIIKLRDYPAIVFQHEIDHLHGHLYYDHIDLKAPWEVNDETKYID; encoded by the coding sequence ATGACAATTCGATTTACAATGGATAAAATCACACGAGACGGCGCTTCCGTCTTACGAAAAACAGCTGCATCTGTTCCTTTTCCTTTAAGCGAGGAGCATGCACAACTGGCTAAAGATATGATGACATATTTAGTCATTTCACAAGATGAGTCACAAAATGAACAATATGGCCTACGCCCAGGTGTTGGTTTGGCTGCGCCACAAGTCAATTATTCATTGCGAATGGCGTCTATACTGGTACCTTCATTAGATCCACATGAATCCGATGAGACCCCTTATTTTAAGGGTACGATATTTAATCCTACAATTATTTCTGAATCAATTAAACGCGGTGCATTAGATGTTGGCGAGGGTTGCTTATCAGTTGATAAAGATGTCCCTGGTTTTGTTCCCCGTGCTGATCGCATTACGGTACGATACCAAGATGAAACTGGCGCCACAAAAATTATTAAATTACGCGATTACCCAGCTATTGTCTTTCAACATGAAATTGATCATCTGCACGGACATCTGTACTACGATCACATTGATTTAAAGGCGCCGTGGGAAGTTAATGATGAAACAAAATATATTGACTAA
- a CDS encoding UPF0223 family protein → MSENYILPIDGNWTVDDIVKISNLVDSVLDVYETGVLKSKLLIRYNAFRDVLPAQSEQKQFDKDFERQTGHSIYKTIKLAQGTTKDKVRG, encoded by the coding sequence ATGAGTGAAAATTATATATTACCAATTGATGGCAATTGGACAGTGGATGATATTGTTAAAATATCTAACCTTGTAGATAGTGTTTTAGATGTTTATGAAACCGGTGTATTAAAATCAAAATTATTGATACGATACAACGCGTTTCGTGATGTGTTACCAGCACAGAGTGAGCAAAAACAATTCGACAAAGATTTTGAACGTCAAACTGGACACAGTATTTATAAAACAATAAAATTAGCACAAGGAACAACAAAAGATAAGGTGCGGGGATGA
- a CDS encoding inositol monophosphatase family protein → MTLSQFEIQDINQTVLLWLDEVRKRTLIAMQQHLDISIKHDARDLVTNVDRDNEQFLNAKIRSYDSEASIVSEEGFGDHQKNMQGNVWFVDPIDGTMNFVKEQADFAVMIALYIDNEPVLGWILDVVNNVVYHGGPQVGVFANQLRLEQPNNDALSDGIVLLSGARLLYGMFGYDKIAKAALGYRVIGAAGPSFLRVISGRAVGYSSKMMPWDFAAGQVLAKTLGLSISDIDGRPLDMLSSNIVLVATNRAHRDILMLHQS, encoded by the coding sequence ATGACGTTAAGTCAGTTTGAAATACAAGATATCAATCAAACCGTTTTATTATGGTTAGATGAGGTCAGGAAAAGAACATTAATTGCCATGCAGCAGCATTTAGATATTTCTATCAAACATGATGCAAGAGATTTAGTGACAAATGTTGATCGAGACAATGAACAATTTCTAAACGCTAAAATTAGGTCCTATGATTCAGAGGCCAGTATTGTCAGTGAAGAAGGTTTTGGGGACCATCAAAAGAATATGCAAGGCAATGTATGGTTTGTTGATCCTATTGATGGCACAATGAATTTTGTTAAAGAGCAGGCAGATTTTGCAGTAATGATTGCCCTTTATATCGATAATGAGCCTGTACTAGGCTGGATTTTAGATGTGGTTAATAATGTTGTTTATCATGGGGGACCACAAGTTGGTGTTTTTGCTAATCAATTGCGGTTAGAGCAACCAAACAATGATGCATTAAGTGATGGCATTGTATTGTTAAGTGGTGCTCGTTTACTTTATGGTATGTTTGGCTATGATAAAATTGCCAAAGCTGCTTTAGGATATCGTGTTATTGGCGCCGCCGGACCCTCATTTTTACGTGTGATTTCTGGTCGTGCCGTGGGTTATTCTTCAAAAATGATGCCATGGGATTTTGCAGCGGGGCAAGTTTTAGCAAAAACACTAGGTTTATCGATTTCAGATATTGACGGCAGACCGTTAGATATGTTATCATCTAACATAGTATTAGTGGCTACAAATCGTGCGCATCGTGATATTCTCATGTTGCATCAAAGCTAG
- the typA gene encoding translational GTPase TypA: protein MANREDIRNIAIIAHVDHGKTTLVNELLKQSDTLDSRKELGDRAMDTNDIEKERGITILSKNTAVKVGDKQINILDTPGHADFGGEVERIMGMVDGVLLVVDAFEGTMPQTRFVLKKAFEQHLTPIVIVNKVDRPGARPEEVVDEVLDLFIELGADDEGLDFPVIFASAMNGTASLSPVIADQEHSMKPIFDAVFDTIPAPIDNSDEPLQFQVAMLDYNDFVGRIGIGRVKRGTIKIGDAVEVLKLDGTTQTFRVTKLAGFIGLDQVDIQEAKAGDLIAVSGMEDISVGETVADPAHPDPLPILRIDEPTLQMTFRQNDSPFAGKEGKFVTARQIEDRLRRELHTDVSLRVEDTGQAGAWLVSGRGELHLSILIETMRREGFELQASRPQVIYREIDGVQSEPYESVQIDTPDEYSSTVIDSLNQRKGEMINMESVGNGQTRLTYMAPSRGLIGYATEFMSATRGYGIFNHTYAEYRPVVRNWEPGRRNGALVSITQGTTTNYAIMGVEDRGQMFIGAGIEVYEGMIVGMNARDNDISVNVTKLKPQSNVRSSNKDQTSSIKTPRLMNLEASLEFLNDDEYVEVTPENVRIRKAILNTAEREKSAKRRKASTN, encoded by the coding sequence TTGGCAAATCGCGAAGATATTCGTAACATCGCTATTATTGCCCACGTCGATCACGGAAAGACGACGTTGGTTAATGAATTATTGAAGCAATCAGATACATTGGACTCACGCAAAGAATTGGGTGATCGTGCAATGGATACGAATGATATTGAAAAAGAACGTGGTATCACAATCTTGTCAAAGAACACGGCCGTTAAGGTCGGAGACAAGCAAATTAACATTCTTGATACACCAGGTCATGCGGACTTCGGTGGTGAAGTTGAACGTATCATGGGTATGGTTGATGGCGTGTTATTAGTAGTTGATGCTTTCGAAGGTACAATGCCTCAAACACGTTTCGTTTTGAAAAAAGCCTTTGAACAACATTTGACACCTATTGTTATCGTTAACAAAGTAGATCGTCCGGGCGCACGCCCTGAAGAAGTTGTTGATGAAGTATTGGATTTGTTTATTGAATTAGGTGCTGATGATGAGGGACTTGATTTCCCAGTTATTTTTGCCTCAGCTATGAATGGGACAGCATCATTGTCACCTGTTATTGCTGATCAAGAGCATTCAATGAAGCCAATTTTTGATGCTGTTTTTGATACAATTCCAGCACCAATTGACAATTCAGATGAACCTTTGCAATTTCAAGTTGCTATGTTAGACTATAACGACTTTGTTGGTCGTATTGGTATTGGCCGCGTGAAGCGTGGAACAATTAAGATTGGTGATGCTGTTGAAGTTTTGAAACTTGATGGCACAACACAAACTTTCCGTGTAACAAAACTAGCTGGATTCATTGGTTTAGATCAAGTTGATATTCAAGAAGCCAAAGCTGGTGATTTGATTGCCGTTTCTGGTATGGAAGATATTTCTGTTGGGGAAACAGTTGCAGATCCAGCTCATCCCGATCCATTGCCAATCTTACGTATTGATGAACCAACTTTGCAAATGACTTTCCGTCAAAATGACAGTCCCTTTGCAGGTAAAGAAGGTAAGTTTGTTACAGCTCGTCAAATTGAAGATCGTTTGCGACGTGAATTGCATACTGATGTGTCATTACGTGTTGAAGACACAGGCCAAGCTGGTGCTTGGTTAGTGTCTGGTCGTGGTGAATTACATTTGTCAATTTTGATTGAAACAATGCGTCGTGAAGGCTTTGAATTACAAGCATCACGTCCACAAGTTATCTATCGTGAGATTGATGGCGTACAGTCAGAACCATATGAATCAGTTCAAATTGATACACCTGATGAATATTCATCGACTGTGATTGATTCTCTGAACCAACGTAAGGGTGAAATGATAAACATGGAGTCTGTTGGTAATGGACAAACACGTTTGACTTATATGGCACCTTCTCGCGGATTAATTGGTTATGCAACTGAATTTATGTCAGCAACACGCGGTTATGGTATTTTTAACCACACTTATGCTGAATATCGTCCAGTAGTGCGTAATTGGGAACCAGGCCGACGTAATGGTGCATTAGTGTCAATTACGCAAGGTACAACAACTAACTATGCTATCATGGGTGTTGAAGATCGTGGACAAATGTTCATTGGTGCTGGTATTGAAGTTTACGAAGGTATGATTGTTGGTATGAACGCACGTGACAATGATATCTCTGTTAACGTAACGAAACTAAAGCCACAATCAAACGTTCGTTCATCAAACAAAGACCAAACTTCGTCTATTAAGACACCACGTCTTATGAACTTAGAAGCATCTTTGGAATTTTTGAATGATGATGAATATGTTGAAGTAACACCTGAAAATGTTCGTATTCGTAAAGCTATTTTGAATACAGCAGAACGTGAAAAGTCTGCTAAACGTCGTAAGGCCTCAACAAATTAA
- a CDS encoding SGNH/GDSL hydrolase family protein: MLIKIFFNFKNKLKSKVKNNNYLQSSELKSVQTIGIIGDSVSFGLKSSMNYGQYLQKITGGVVQNLAYSGAHLSDNGRKSIFQQSQYLDLCDLYILQGTDDDWLANVPIGHKDDTAKQSYIGAFYQTVSQLHHLNSTAKIIIVSTTCQTPVWGNVVRRTDKTENMLGHSLHDYMIAQEKACADLKLPFVNLMRQTLFDPSKKSFRKKYMPDGLHPNKEGHQIIANEIVKIFKQNFGS, encoded by the coding sequence ATGTTAATCAAAATTTTTTTTAATTTCAAAAATAAATTAAAATCAAAGGTAAAGAATAATAATTATTTACAAAGTAGCGAGCTGAAAAGCGTGCAAACAATCGGAATTATTGGTGATAGTGTTTCTTTTGGGTTAAAATCTAGCATGAATTATGGTCAATACCTTCAAAAAATAACCGGAGGCGTAGTTCAAAACTTAGCGTATTCAGGGGCGCATTTATCCGATAATGGTCGAAAAAGTATTTTTCAACAATCTCAATATCTGGACCTGTGTGATTTGTATATTTTACAAGGCACTGACGATGATTGGCTCGCTAATGTGCCAATTGGTCATAAGGATGATACTGCAAAGCAATCTTATATTGGCGCTTTTTACCAAACTGTTTCTCAGTTACATCATTTGAATTCAACGGCCAAAATCATAATTGTTTCAACGACATGCCAAACACCTGTGTGGGGTAATGTTGTGAGACGTACGGATAAAACTGAAAATATGTTAGGGCATTCCTTACATGATTATATGATAGCACAAGAAAAAGCATGTGCCGATTTAAAACTACCTTTTGTTAATCTAATGCGTCAGACATTATTTGATCCGAGTAAAAAATCATTTCGGAAAAAATATATGCCTGATGGATTGCACCCGAACAAAGAAGGGCATCAAATTATTGCTAATGAAATTGTCAAGATTTTTAAACAGAATTTCGGATCATGA
- a CDS encoding lactonase family protein, protein MAIYKILFGTYTKRISQGIYQAELDTESQQLQNPTFINELTNPTYLALSKANKVYAVENRDGQGGIVTLDNSVRPIAEIDSQLSEGSAPAYIGVDEERQLVFAGYYHRGTVESYRIQPDGNLTLVDTWKNSGSGPRPEQSSSHIHFANLTPDKRLVAIDLGTDEVITFDVNDSGSLLEASRFHTEEGFGPRHIRFSADGQYAYLLGELSSLLSVLKYNKEDGSFEHVMTASTIPSDWTAHNGSAALRLSSDGKFIYASNRGHNSVAVFKIANEGSEIERIQLISTEGEFPRDMNWDINQEFLVVANQDTDNVSLYARDSQSGELSLLQKDFTIPEGVRVVFEY, encoded by the coding sequence ATGGCAATATATAAGATTTTATTTGGCACCTATACAAAACGTATTTCACAGGGTATTTATCAAGCTGAATTAGATACTGAATCACAGCAGTTACAAAATCCAACATTCATCAACGAGTTAACAAATCCAACTTATCTGGCATTATCCAAGGCGAACAAAGTTTACGCCGTTGAGAATCGTGACGGTCAGGGTGGTATTGTCACACTGGATAATTCAGTCCGCCCCATTGCGGAAATTGACTCACAGTTAAGTGAAGGATCAGCCCCAGCTTATATTGGTGTTGATGAAGAACGACAATTAGTTTTTGCAGGTTATTACCATCGCGGAACAGTAGAGTCATATCGCATTCAACCTGATGGTAATTTAACGCTTGTTGATACTTGGAAAAATAGCGGTTCAGGTCCCCGACCTGAACAAAGCTCATCACATATTCATTTTGCCAACCTTACACCGGATAAGCGTCTTGTTGCCATTGATCTTGGTACTGATGAAGTTATCACTTTTGATGTTAACGACAGTGGTAGTTTATTAGAAGCTTCTCGATTCCATACAGAAGAAGGATTTGGTCCACGCCACATAAGATTTTCAGCCGATGGACAGTACGCATACTTACTCGGTGAGCTGTCTAGTCTACTGAGTGTTCTTAAATACAACAAAGAGGATGGCTCATTCGAACATGTTATGACGGCATCTACTATTCCCAGCGATTGGACAGCACATAACGGCTCAGCTGCCCTACGTTTAAGTAGTGATGGTAAATTTATTTATGCTTCAAATCGAGGTCATAATTCTGTTGCCGTCTTCAAAATTGCTAATGAAGGTTCAGAAATTGAACGAATTCAGCTAATTAGCACCGAAGGTGAATTTCCACGAGATATGAATTGGGATATTAATCAAGAGTTCCTGGTGGTAGCTAACCAAGATACTGATAATGTGTCATTATACGCACGTGACAGTCAATCCGGTGAACTCTCTCTACTACAAAAAGACTTCACTATCCCAGAAGGTGTTCGTGTTGTGTTTGAATACTAA
- a CDS encoding metallophosphoesterase family protein: MKFIHAADIHLGNPFIGLDQTLPSQFKKSVQQSTLTAFKSLINSSITENIDFLIISGDLYNAAQNSPQIQEIVSQQFERLNSAGIPVYLSFGNHDFEANKQNHLSWPENVHVFEQNVETKYLTLKTGESIALTGFSYQTQRQTKKIINDFPVKMQSVDCQIGLYHGAVGIDGDPYAPFSVSDMLQKNYDYWALGHIHMRQTLNNQPFIGYSGVLQGLNRKEIGEKGYYLVTSKNHVLVPEFYDISPIIWEELILSEVSDELDLINQVLNYKHNKITFLSVKITADLDETVIQRLASGTTLEKLREKASVNLWVVNLTITHELLTLLASDNIDQKYWLESFEKIFSDFVISDYVSNQAPTFVRDYFMGEEGKSSLQNKMQQLIQSRKV, from the coding sequence ATGAAATTTATTCATGCAGCAGATATCCATCTGGGCAACCCATTCATTGGATTAGACCAAACACTACCTAGTCAATTTAAAAAAAGTGTTCAACAATCGACGTTAACAGCGTTTAAAAGTTTAATTAATTCATCTATTACTGAAAATATTGATTTTTTGATTATCTCAGGTGACTTATACAATGCAGCTCAAAATAGTCCTCAAATTCAAGAGATTGTTAGTCAACAGTTCGAACGTTTAAATAGTGCTGGTATACCTGTTTATTTGAGTTTTGGAAATCACGATTTTGAAGCGAATAAACAAAATCATCTCTCTTGGCCAGAAAATGTGCATGTGTTTGAACAAAATGTTGAAACAAAATATTTAACGCTTAAAACAGGGGAAAGTATTGCTTTGACTGGATTTAGTTATCAAACACAACGTCAGACAAAAAAAATAATTAATGATTTTCCGGTAAAGATGCAGTCAGTAGATTGTCAAATTGGCTTGTATCATGGTGCTGTTGGCATAGATGGTGATCCGTATGCGCCATTTAGCGTGAGTGACATGTTGCAAAAAAATTATGACTATTGGGCGCTAGGACATATTCATATGCGGCAAACGTTAAATAATCAACCTTTTATCGGTTATTCCGGTGTATTACAAGGTCTTAATCGTAAAGAAATTGGCGAGAAAGGTTATTATTTAGTGACAAGTAAAAATCATGTATTAGTACCGGAGTTTTATGATATTTCGCCAATTATTTGGGAAGAATTAATCTTGTCGGAAGTGAGTGATGAGCTTGACTTAATTAATCAAGTATTAAATTATAAACATAATAAAATAACTTTTTTATCAGTCAAAATTACAGCAGATTTAGATGAGACAGTCATTCAACGTTTAGCGAGCGGTACGACATTGGAAAAGTTACGTGAAAAAGCATCGGTTAATCTGTGGGTAGTAAATTTAACAATCACTCATGAATTGTTGACATTGCTTGCTTCAGATAATATTGATCAAAAATATTGGCTAGAATCATTTGAAAAAATTTTCTCTGATTTTGTCATATCAGACTATGTCTCTAATCAAGCGCCAACCTTTGTTCGTGACTATTTTATGGGTGAAGAAGGAAAAAGCAGTCTGCAAAATAAGATGCAACAATTAATACAGTCTCGAAAGGTATGA
- a CDS encoding ATP-binding protein has translation MKIKQIDISGFGRWSQKKFDFVNDLQVVAGQNESGKSTLRAFIVGILFGFPSKKSSINVYDPKDGSQYGGSLIADFNNIVVKITRLGRIKSELTITYLSNQLTIVDPEKWLTDQLAPLNRDIFNNIFNFSQQDLSKISQLKAIDLQKLLLNIGAVGSSGWLEVSADIEKHADKQFAQRATGKRPLNIAAKQYEAHSHLLLSKNEEMVAYVAEKENIERQTQILSQNYEEVRKLTHRVQTSQTVMQKYQLYQSAQLLKKNMIVSVPPVTDTDIAAFQRLKIGIDMHQNKISELNTLIKKMPQTTDSVEKYDATSELAKIQIAERHLQELINQKSSIMADEKHLRDRFSNKKVPELLSSTEQKILTNKNKSIITLLVGIFIGIVAFFTIKPIVVVALLIIVYGCYLFYTRRKFLNKIQKRYNMMSIADIELMQSNIKQFSDWQHQLVAIDADILEKQNKIMAQLLPIADHFQVQLNDDVFEAVIIELMHINDQQHMQSQNNAVMIAQKNQQVLTEIKQHQEQLAQQLSDQQNILQKYHVLNEQELLTLKQNYVDHIRTKQRYDDIMQQIEPETMNKLQEVTDEKELKKQLILLQHQLEQKQRTGLSLQAQLSDMQAQQKQRTSDDQFLTLQQNLADEQTSLIDQFGDFIAEKMGVKWIDQALQLATQNRFPKMQHIATDFFKRLTGGKYVAIQFVKDDLNLISSAGQKYRVIELSTGAQEQLYVALRLALSIVIADIIAVPLLIDDGFVNFDSIRKQTMIDILQEIAEEQQIFYFTTSLSHKAKINVINL, from the coding sequence ATGAAAATAAAACAAATAGACATTAGTGGCTTTGGACGCTGGTCACAAAAAAAATTTGATTTTGTCAATGACTTGCAAGTAGTAGCTGGTCAAAATGAGTCTGGTAAATCAACATTACGTGCGTTTATTGTTGGCATTTTATTTGGTTTTCCGTCCAAAAAGAGTAGTATAAATGTTTATGATCCAAAAGATGGCAGTCAGTATGGTGGTAGTCTCATCGCTGATTTTAATAATATTGTTGTTAAAATTACGCGTCTTGGCAGAATAAAATCAGAGTTAACAATAACGTATTTATCTAATCAGTTAACTATTGTAGATCCTGAAAAATGGCTAACAGATCAATTAGCACCGCTAAATCGAGATATATTTAACAACATTTTTAATTTTAGTCAGCAGGATTTATCAAAAATATCACAGTTAAAAGCAATAGATTTACAAAAATTGTTGTTAAATATTGGTGCTGTTGGGAGTTCAGGTTGGCTTGAAGTCTCTGCCGATATTGAGAAACATGCAGATAAGCAATTTGCACAGCGAGCAACAGGAAAACGGCCGTTGAATATTGCTGCTAAGCAATATGAAGCACATAGTCATTTATTATTATCTAAAAATGAAGAAATGGTGGCTTATGTCGCTGAGAAAGAAAATATTGAAAGACAAACGCAAATCTTATCTCAAAATTATGAAGAAGTTCGTAAACTAACGCATCGCGTTCAAACTAGTCAAACAGTGATGCAAAAATATCAACTATATCAATCAGCTCAGTTATTGAAAAAAAACATGATAGTATCCGTACCACCAGTCACAGACACCGATATAGCCGCATTTCAACGGTTAAAAATTGGTATTGATATGCATCAAAATAAAATAAGTGAATTGAATACATTAATTAAAAAAATGCCGCAAACAACAGATTCTGTTGAAAAGTATGATGCAACCTCAGAATTGGCAAAAATTCAGATTGCTGAACGCCATTTACAGGAATTAATTAACCAAAAATCTTCAATTATGGCAGATGAAAAGCATCTGAGAGACCGTTTTTCAAATAAAAAAGTACCAGAATTATTGTCGAGTACGGAACAAAAAATATTGACTAACAAAAACAAAAGTATAATCACGCTATTAGTTGGTATTTTTATTGGTATCGTAGCTTTTTTCACTATCAAACCAATTGTTGTCGTGGCGCTATTAATAATTGTATATGGTTGTTATCTTTTCTACACACGTCGTAAATTTCTAAATAAGATACAAAAACGTTATAATATGATGTCCATTGCAGATATCGAGCTGATGCAGTCAAATATTAAGCAATTCTCTGATTGGCAGCATCAACTCGTGGCGATAGATGCAGATATTTTGGAGAAACAAAACAAAATTATGGCACAGTTATTGCCAATTGCTGATCATTTTCAAGTGCAATTAAACGATGATGTCTTTGAGGCTGTGATTATAGAACTCATGCATATTAATGATCAACAGCACATGCAGTCGCAAAATAACGCCGTAATGATTGCGCAAAAAAATCAACAAGTTTTAACAGAGATTAAACAACACCAGGAACAATTGGCGCAGCAATTATCAGATCAGCAAAATATACTACAAAAATATCATGTGCTAAATGAGCAAGAATTACTAACTTTAAAGCAAAATTATGTTGATCATATCCGGACTAAACAACGCTATGATGATATAATGCAACAAATTGAACCTGAAACGATGAATAAATTACAAGAAGTGACCGATGAAAAAGAATTAAAGAAACAATTGATATTATTGCAACATCAATTAGAACAGAAACAACGTACTGGACTAAGTTTACAGGCACAGTTATCAGATATGCAAGCACAACAGAAACAACGAACCAGTGACGACCAATTTTTGACGCTACAACAAAATTTGGCTGATGAACAGACGAGCTTGATTGATCAATTTGGGGATTTCATAGCAGAAAAAATGGGTGTTAAGTGGATTGATCAGGCTTTGCAACTGGCAACACAAAATCGTTTTCCAAAAATGCAACATATTGCTACAGATTTTTTTAAACGTCTTACTGGTGGTAAGTATGTAGCTATTCAATTTGTTAAAGATGATTTGAATCTCATTAGCTCAGCAGGTCAAAAATATCGTGTAATTGAATTATCAACGGGCGCACAAGAACAATTATATGTTGCACTACGGCTGGCTTTAAGTATTGTTATAGCAGATATTATAGCCGTACCACTATTGATTGATGACGGTTTTGTTAATTTTGATTCGATACGAAAACAAACGATGATTGATATTTTGCAAGAAATTGCTGAGGAACAGCAAATTTTTTATTTTACGACGTCATTATCACATAAGGCGAAAATTAATGTGATAAACTTGTAA
- a CDS encoding 3'-5' exoribonuclease YhaM family protein: MTKLLTEYIDTEHIDSFALIKSADIRLTKTGKTYLNLLFSDRSGDLPGNLWDASDDQIKSLIPGQIVKLQGVRGAYQDKPQVQITNLRLSETGEPNNPTDFMIHAPVKEGEMNDELSDFILMITNPTWNRLVRKIFSLYHDQFLRFPAAKSNHHAFAGGLAFHSLSIVKLARSVVAQYPQLNSDLLITGALLHDLGKTIELSGPIATQYTLAGDLIGHITLIDEQIVLAANELHFDLQSEEMILIRHVVLAHHGILEYGSPVRPAVMEAEVLHQLDEMDAGIQMMTAALNKTEAKTFSDRIFGLDNRKFYKISE; the protein is encoded by the coding sequence ATGACTAAATTATTAACAGAATACATAGATACAGAGCATATTGATTCCTTTGCGTTAATCAAAAGTGCTGATATTCGTTTGACAAAAACTGGAAAAACTTATTTAAATTTGCTCTTTTCTGACCGTTCAGGTGACTTACCTGGTAATCTTTGGGATGCATCAGACGATCAAATAAAATCATTGATACCTGGGCAAATAGTCAAATTACAGGGTGTACGTGGGGCTTATCAGGATAAACCACAAGTACAAATTACAAATTTACGTTTGTCAGAAACTGGTGAGCCAAATAATCCGACAGATTTTATGATTCATGCGCCAGTTAAAGAAGGTGAAATGAATGATGAATTAAGTGATTTTATTTTAATGATAACCAATCCAACATGGAACCGGTTAGTACGCAAGATTTTTTCGTTGTATCATGACCAATTTTTACGTTTTCCTGCAGCAAAGTCAAATCATCATGCTTTTGCCGGTGGATTAGCGTTTCACTCATTATCCATTGTTAAATTAGCTAGAAGCGTTGTGGCGCAGTATCCACAATTAAATAGCGATTTATTGATCACTGGCGCCTTGTTGCATGACCTAGGAAAAACAATTGAATTGTCTGGACCAATAGCAACACAGTATACACTTGCTGGTGATTTAATAGGCCATATTACATTAATTGACGAGCAAATTGTTTTAGCCGCCAATGAATTGCACTTTGATCTTCAATCTGAAGAAATGATTTTAATACGTCATGTTGTTCTGGCTCATCACGGTATTTTAGAATATGGGTCACCAGTTCGTCCTGCTGTTATGGAGGCGGAAGTTTTACACCAGTTAGATGAAATGGATGCTGGGATTCAAATGATGACTGCAGCTCTCAATAAAACAGAGGCAAAAACGTTTTCGGATCGTATTTTTGGACTTGATAATAGGAAATTCTACAAAATATCAGAATAA